The genomic region CAGTCCGCCTGCGCCGGACCGTGCACGACGATCGACGTCACCACGCCCTCGCCCACCTGCTCGGCCAGCCGCCTGACCATCGTGCGGGTGATCAGCCGCAGCTGGGTCGCCCAGGCCGAGGACTCCGCGACCAGGACCAGCTCGCCGCCGGTGAGCGAGGCCGGCCGGCAGTGATCGGCGATCTCCGCCCCCACCAGGCGGTCCCAGTTGGCCAGCACTCCGGCCGCGGTGGTGGTCTCCTCCCACCCCCGCTCCTCGACCAGCCGGCGGATCATCGTGCCGAACCGGACCGGATCCCGGCCGTCGGGGCCGGAGCCGGACCGCGCCGGGTCGGTGCGCCGCACCTTCGCCCGCGGCGCTCCCGGAGACACGCCGCGGGCCCTGGCCGCCGCGCGGGCCCGCGACAGCGCCGCCCGGGCCAGGTCCGGGCCCTTCAGCTCCGGCTCTTCTTCAGCGGACACGGGTGACCACCCCCTCGTGCACGTCGTAGCGCGAGCCGGCCAGCGATTCGGGCACGTCGGCCGGCACGGCCGCCGTCACCAGCAGCTGGTCGGCTCCGGCGACCAGCTCCGCCAGCCGGCCGCGTCGGCCCTCGTCCAGCTCGGCGAAGACGTCGTCCAGGACGAGCACCGGCTCGCCTCCGTCGGCCCGCAGCAGGTCGTACGACGCCAGTCGCAGCGCCAGCGCGTACGACCAGGACTCGCCGTGCGAGGCGTAGCCCTTCACCGGCAGGCCGGACAGGCCCAGCAGCAGCTCGTCGCGGTGCGGGCCGACCAGCGACACCCCCCGCTCGATCTCCTGAGGGCGGACCCGGGCCAGTTCCGACAGCAGCGCCGCGGCCAGCAGCTCCCGGTCACGCGAGGGTTCGCCGTTGTCCTGCGGCAGAGCCGCACCGAGTGAGGACCGGTAGTCCAGCGTCGTCCCGCCGCGCTCCCCCGTTGCTCTGCCGGCCACCGCGCCATAGGCCTCCAGCACCCGTGGGCCCAGCGCCGCGACCAGGCCGAGCCGGGCGGACAGCAGCTCGGCCCCCACCCGGGCCAGGTGCGCATCCCAGACGTCCAGCGTGCGCATGTCGCCACCGCCCGACCGCCGGGCCAGGAACGCCGTCTTCAGCAGGGCGTTGCGCTGCTTGAGCACCCGGTCGTAGTCGGCGCGGATGCCGGCGTAGCGAGGAGCCGTGGACACCAGCAGGTCGTCGAGGAAGCGCCGGCGCTCGGCCGGGTCCCCACGCACCAGCGCCAGGTCCTCCGGCGCGAACAGCACCGTGCGCAGGATGCCGAGCACCTCACGTGCCCGCGGTACCGGCCCGCGGTTCACCCGCGCCCGGTTCGTCTTGCCCGGGTTGACCTCCAGCTCGACCAGAGTGCTGCGATCGTCCCGCTCCACCCGGGCCCGCACCACCGCCCGCTCCGCCCCGGCCCGCACCAGCGGCGCGTCGGCCG from Mycobacteriales bacterium harbors:
- a CDS encoding DciA family protein produces the protein MSAEEEPELKGPDLARAALSRARAAARARGVSPGAPRAKVRRTDPARSGSGPDGRDPVRFGTMIRRLVEERGWEETTTAAGVLANWDRLVGAEIADHCRPASLTGGELVLVAESSAWATQLRLITRTMVRRLAEQVGEGVVTSIVVHGPAQADWRKGPRRVRGRGPRDTYG
- the recF gene encoding DNA replication/repair protein RecF; amino-acid sequence: MYVSHLSLADFRSWSTLELELAAGSTALIGANGQGKTNLVEALGYVATLASHRVAADAPLVRAGAERAVVRARVERDDRSTLVELEVNPGKTNRARVNRGPVPRAREVLGILRTVLFAPEDLALVRGDPAERRRFLDDLLVSTAPRYAGIRADYDRVLKQRNALLKTAFLARRSGGGDMRTLDVWDAHLARVGAELLSARLGLVAALGPRVLEAYGAVAGRATGERGGTTLDYRSSLGAALPQDNGEPSRDRELLAAALLSELARVRPQEIERGVSLVGPHRDELLLGLSGLPVKGYASHGESWSYALALRLASYDLLRADGGEPVLVLDDVFAELDEGRRGRLAELVAGADQLLVTAAVPADVPESLAGSRYDVHEGVVTRVR